A window of the Dyadobacter pollutisoli genome harbors these coding sequences:
- a CDS encoding ScyD/ScyE family protein, whose amino-acid sequence MKKHHLQPLSVYLLLFFGVFACTDHVEPIPEPTQFAVSDFASGLRAPIGMVVDEKGQLWVSEAGTGNNDGSIVMITPGGLKTTVLTGFLSAASPEGGPEGLSHLYYENGKLYVLHGLEGFLYIVDVSNFKASDPAMALNLVPKEDIGTYVKTLNLTNPLNSNAFSLTKGPDGHFYIGDAGANAIIKRDKDTHALSLFAKIPGPSMTVDAVPTGIVFDGTKFLVSQLTGFPFASGVANVFQVTTDGTVSVHKSGFTTLTHLTLTVNNKPLLLHFGDFALPDGFLPFTGSILNEDGTVLLGGLMMPTDIKRSGDRTFYVQSYALGTIQKLTY is encoded by the coding sequence ATGAAAAAGCACCATTTACAACCACTTTCTGTTTATCTGCTGCTCTTTTTTGGCGTATTTGCCTGCACCGATCACGTCGAACCCATTCCCGAGCCCACCCAATTTGCCGTTTCCGATTTCGCCTCTGGTTTAAGAGCACCCATAGGGATGGTCGTTGATGAGAAAGGTCAATTGTGGGTTTCCGAAGCAGGCACTGGAAATAATGATGGATCCATTGTGATGATTACACCCGGTGGACTCAAAACTACGGTGCTAACAGGTTTTTTGTCGGCCGCCAGCCCGGAGGGAGGTCCGGAGGGTCTTAGCCACCTGTACTACGAAAACGGAAAACTGTATGTCTTGCATGGCCTGGAAGGGTTCCTTTATATCGTAGACGTGTCCAATTTCAAAGCTAGCGATCCGGCAATGGCCCTGAATTTGGTTCCAAAAGAGGATATTGGTACATATGTAAAAACGCTCAATCTGACAAATCCTTTAAACTCTAATGCATTCAGCCTTACGAAAGGTCCGGATGGGCATTTTTATATTGGGGATGCAGGAGCAAATGCGATTATCAAGCGTGACAAGGATACCCACGCATTGAGCTTGTTTGCAAAAATACCAGGACCTTCCATGACCGTTGACGCTGTTCCTACTGGCATTGTATTCGACGGGACTAAGTTTCTCGTGAGCCAACTTACAGGTTTCCCATTCGCCTCAGGTGTTGCAAATGTATTTCAGGTTACGACAGACGGAACCGTTAGTGTTCACAAAAGCGGCTTTACCACACTCACGCACCTGACATTGACTGTTAATAACAAGCCGCTACTGCTCCATTTCGGCGATTTCGCACTTCCAGATGGCTTCCTGCCATTTACCGGTTCAATTTTGAATGAGGACGGAACTGTTCTGCTGGGTGGATTGATGATGCCCACTGACATTAAACGCAGTGGCGACCGGACATTTTATGTTCAAAGTTATGCGTTGGGGACTATTCAAAAGTTGACATACTGA
- a CDS encoding O-methyltransferase, which yields MTQDINQPIPAAYTAIDEETKKSGFTMASDIHTCSLLKTLAAAKPGSKMLELGTGTGLSTAWILAGMDQGSTLVSIDNDARFLDIAANHLASDPRLTLLHTDGADWVENNKGEKYDYIFADTWHGKYLLLDEVLGMLNPGAFYIIDDMLPQPNWPEGHDMKALNLLEYLDSRTDLALTRQVWATGIVIAVKV from the coding sequence ATGACGCAAGATATCAACCAGCCCATTCCGGCAGCCTACACGGCCATTGACGAGGAAACAAAGAAATCAGGTTTTACGATGGCATCAGACATTCACACATGCTCGTTGCTGAAAACGCTCGCAGCCGCTAAACCTGGCAGCAAAATGCTCGAATTGGGAACTGGTACAGGTTTGTCGACAGCCTGGATACTGGCTGGTATGGATCAAGGCTCAACACTGGTATCCATCGATAATGACGCGCGTTTTCTGGACATTGCAGCCAACCATTTAGCAAGCGACCCGAGACTGACGCTGCTCCACACCGACGGCGCTGATTGGGTTGAAAATAACAAAGGTGAAAAGTATGATTACATTTTTGCCGATACCTGGCACGGGAAGTACCTGCTTCTGGATGAAGTATTGGGTATGCTGAATCCAGGTGCTTTTTATATCATTGACGATATGCTACCTCAGCCTAACTGGCCGGAAGGGCACGACATGAAAGCATTGAACCTGCTCGAATACCTCGACAGCCGGACTGACCTGGCGTTAACCAGGCAGGTTTGGGCCACCGGTATTGTTATCGCCGTTAAAGTTTGA